Part of the Lycium ferocissimum isolate CSIRO_LF1 unplaced genomic scaffold, AGI_CSIRO_Lferr_CH_V1 ctg14061, whole genome shotgun sequence genome, tttgacccgaagaactcgaaggattcaaactcatagtCGCGGGCTCTGGTACTAGGACCAGACCGATTACTTAGGCTCGCATTTTGGCTTTGTGCTTGGGCGGCAAATAGCtgcgtcaataaatgaatggcctcgggtcacttgttgacccgaagtaggcGAGGTACGGGCCCGGAATGGGGGCTGGAGCTGAACCCCTTCTTGCTGTTAATGAGGaatagtggaggcattagacgGAGCCTCATtgtgtgattcaccctcatctacattcattggcagctctctttctgcccgccttctcattgtagtcttgcccttctggacggctttagcttttccctttggcggcatctctgaaatcatagcacactattagggaagataaaatcttatacacggctctatcgcacaatctcataagaagaatgatagtcatttttcctaaatgccctatagcctcctgtttattagcgtggtgCGCAACACACCACAAAAAAGACTCTATTAGgaatggctcgtagacactacttaggactgaactgctctgatacaacttttgtcacgacccggctagggccatgacgggctcCCGGCGCTAACcactgagcaccactcattctattactcgtcTGCTTTCGTTCATatatcttatgctcataatcatagaaaactattccatttgaaacataattactttatatacatgagcccttcggctattaaaataatatatactcatatacAATGAGAAATTTGTGAGaacatactacccacactgcgtatctacgagcctctactagagtaccaGACATATAAATGGGACAGGACCTccatcgtgcccaaaacatgaatatatacatatgtaccaaacggataatcaatggcacctccggaaagtggagtgctcttcatatcagctaatagctcctacaagtccggatcacctccctgtctacctatggtcatgaacacagcgtcccgAAAAATGGACGTCGATGCGAACATTGTGCGAAATTgtaagcataaacaataactaaacatcaatgaaatgaggaggcatcaaatgagaagcaatccgtaactgactgtgaatcataaaagaaacaaTGCAGGCtagcttacttcataatcatcatcatatcatgcatgcataaatgtataagctgcccgaccatataggtacgatgtgataatcattagcattagcctgcatccaggcctcccgcgtccggggtaccatctcatgccgcccactaatggtgtctgcccatgccatctggccatggtgtatagctgcccgccttagcggtgactgcccggccatataggcgcggtgtaatatcatcatcatgtactcatcataatatacttgtcataactcatcataatgtaatcatcataatgcatgcataagaactcagagacaactatactttatcggggtgataGAAGGtcatgaacccccgattccattatggagcatttataaacaTTCTACTTGACcatgaaggaattagcatataaggtgagtgtatataacgATCAACGTCAATGGatttatagatagcatcattggcattataggaacatcatatcatggactctagaatcttagacttaagcttatcatcatcatggtggtactcataatgtatcttcttatctcatatagctattcatgaacaaggactcttagttttctcgaagataggaaattcatgaagaagagaaaattcatgccataagattcatgccttagaaagaaaggactagcctcacatacctttgtcgtttaactattctagcgcttgctcgttctcctctaatgcacacgttctaccttcaagaggattcgtatcgacattagccaaacaatcataagaacgtgcttactaaagctagagaaaattgagcagcatttcctttgtttatatgacttactccatatttcatatcaactcccaaacatttgtaataacaatcacaatatcataaacaacaatcatcattcatttgcactttccacatttcacaatttcacttcaaattctccataatcatgaccaaagttcactatcgcgttctttcacatataatacttattccatcttctaaatgtcattcataacgtatttaaaatctcaacatatcaatatccacaactcaatccaaacttctactcaataatgacactattgccacatttatgacccatttcctatttccttctataatccaagtgttttaacttttcaatacttcaagaaatatgaaaagatcataaaacttaccttagatagtgtaggaacaagccttgagtggcaatgctcttcttacaccaaaaccctagttcacttctcttggattttcttggcttggatgactttaatgtgtatcacactcttgatttatgttggtttgatgaagttgatcatcaatttcctttggattcttgttcatgaaatgtatggaatgttctagagactttagagagaagtggggaagtgttagaatgaaaataatgaagttgggatcacctttatagacttggaataattctgcccgtcgggacttccacggacacttacacGATCAGTGGAACATTGTATGGTCCGTGGAAATGGTCGTGGTTCAACACCAGCCAGTCACTATCtctgctgggagttatacgaacccttccacggtccgtataaggttacacggtccgtggaagtagCCGTGTAATCCACAGTTTCTTcaaagttgttcccgtcatctcgttgatctccaatccttatggaatcttcttgACCCttatttatcacctcattaataatctaagggcattataactctttcccagaGCATCATTAGAgtgtcattaactcgatacttataattcttgcccgacacacaacttatgactcgctttccttagcaactttcgtctcctacttccaatgtctttgaaaatcttaattaggaccattaaaggctatttcttacttgtaaAAACATCGTAGacgtcatgcccttcattagtctattcactatacgctaacgggaaatttctaGGGTGTAACAGCGACGTCTAGGCCGTGAAGAAAACTTTACTTAGGGAGGGCTTCATTACCCTTTCATATACTCTTCTGGGCCGCTATTTGTTGAAGTTTCTCCTTCATTCGGCTTGTTGTCGTTATCTTATTTTGAACATCTTAGCAAACAAGTTAGTCTGAAACATCTCTGCTTGTTAGTTCGTACATCCACAGAACATTTTTTCAGTTTCCTATATGGTCGACCGCTCACCCTGCGCATGGACTTCTTTTGTTCATATTTTGGCTAGAAAGGATGCCCATTTCCTGAaagaatttctatttttctagcAGAGCTGAAAAGTTTTTTGGCGATGATGTTTGgaaaatacatgtattttggtatattatatatgttttgaaaatgttATATTTTATACACGCCtttttaatgtcatgacattggTTACTCAAACAAGGTctcccctctctttttctccttcttgatCTCGACTTGTGAAATTTTAGAATCCCTTTCGAAAATTTTACCCCAGTTTTTATACATCTTTGCACCAACTTGAATTTCACTATGtcaaaggaatttttgagactctctaaaaaattttgccccagtgtaAGTTTGTACTTGTTAATTCTTGATTTCACCGTATTTGAGGAATGTTTGAGatccttctcaaaaattctgccccagtttctTTGTGGGGTTACCTTCATCTTTATCTCGCTAAAACATTTCTGAAGTTTCCTATGGTTTGCTGGAAATTTTCTTTGGAATGACTGAGCTCGAGAGAGTGCCTACGtatcctatttctagaatgAGGTCGAAACATAGCTCAGGGTAAATATATTGGAATTTTATTTTGTGAGACCAAACTCAAAGGAGCGCCTATGTATCCCAAATGGGAATCAAGTCATAACATAGttcaaaatacataattttggattttttggtTAAAGCGACCGAGCTTGGAAAAACGCCTACATATCCTTTTAAGTATAAGGAATCAGATCCTCGCGTAATTCGTACATAGTTTTGTATTTGGTTTTTTctaaaaatgcaaaattacaagCAAAGAAATCATAATCAAAGCAACATAAACTATAAAACTCTGAATCTTCGCAgtcgtcttcttcttcacacgtagtatctcttgagATAATCTGAATTTATTGCTCTTGGCCATTCTTGACCATCCATTTCAGCAAGTACCATAGCTCCTCCTGATAGTACCTTTCGCACCATATAGGGCCCTTGCTAGGTTGGTGCAAACGTTCCCTTGTATTCTTCTTGGTTTAGGAATATTCGTTTAAGCACCAATGCGTAATTTGAAACACCCTGGTTCTGACATGCTTGTTGAAAGCTCGTGCCATctttgttggtatagttgagcATGGAAAACAACAATCATCCTCTTTTCATTTATCAGAGCCAGTTGCTCATACCTCTTGCGGTTCCATTCTGCATCGTCCAACTCAGCTTCTCGTATTATCCAAAGTGAAGGTATTTCCCTTGGTTGGTATTACTACGATGCGTACACCTTGACGAATACGGAGTGCCGATTGAAGTTACGGCGGTAGTGTGATATCCCAGTAATGCATATGGTAGTTATTTATGCCAGTATTTGTAGTTATCAATCATTTTTCTGAGGatcttcttgatgtttttgttggcggCTTCCACAGCCCCATTCATTTATAGCTAGTATGCGGTTGAATTCTGGTGAGTGATTTGGAACTGTGCACACATTTCTTTCATCAAGTGGCTATTCAGATTAGCcccattgtctgttatgattgatTCTGGGATACCAAATtggcatatgatgttgttgcgTACAAAATCTGTGACTACTTTCTTTGTTACTGATGAATAAGATGCtacttccacccacttggtgaagtagtctTTGGTGACCAAAATGAAGCAGTGTTTGTTTGACGCATCTGGCTCAATTGGCCCTATGAAATACATGCCCCAAGCGGCGAATGGCCAAGGTGACATCATAGCATTCGGTTCTGTCGGAGGAACCTTTATCAAGTCTCCATGAATCTGACACTTGTGGCATTTTTGGACGAATCTGCTACAGTCATTCTCCATGGTCATCTAGTAATAACCTattcttaaaattttctttcctaGCACGAACCCATTCATGTGAGGCTAGCAACTTCAGGCATGTACTTCTTCAATCAATCTTGTGGCTTCAGCAGAGTCAACACATCTAAGAAACCCTAAATCAGGGGTTCTTCTGTACAGGACATTTTTGTTGAGGAAGAAACCATTCGCTAACTTCCTGATAGTCCTTTTCTGATTTAAGGTGATTCCTTCAGGATACTCTTCTTTCTCCAAGTACACTTTGATATCAATATACCAAGGTTTTCCATCAGTCTCTACCTATACAAAAGCATAATGGGCAGGTTGATCTCTGATTTCAATTTTGACAAGATCAATGTATCTACTGTCGGGATCTTTGAATCATGCTGGATGCTATTTGTTGCCAATGCATCGGCAAACTCATTTTGGGTTCTTGGTATATGTTTGAACTTGGCTTCTTGGGTACGCCAATCTTTGCACAAGTCCGACATACGGTATGATCTTCTCATTTTTGGTGAGCCACTCTCCTCGAACCTGATGAATTAGCAAATCCGAATTGCCAATTACCTGAAGGTCTTTGACATCTATGTCGAGGGCTAAATGCAGACCCAAGATACATGCTTCATACTCAGCCATATTGTTGGTGCAACTGAAGCTCAACTTGGCTGCCCTTTGGATATTATTGTCTTGATTCTGAACCCAAAACGGTCCAATTCCTAATCCTTTAAAGTTGACCGGTCCATCAAAGTATACTTTCAATTCTAATTCATCTTCACTTTCTTCTCCCTCAATTGTCATTATTTTTTCATCCAGGAAGCAAGTCCAAAGAGGTACGGGATTGTCATCTACCAGGCTTCCTGCCAGTAGATCTTCCAATGATTGCCCTTTAACTGCTTTTTGTATGATGTATTGAATGTTGAACTAACTTAATAGCATTTTCCATTTCGCCAATTTCCCTATGGGCATAGGCTGGCGAAAGATGTACCTTAGAGGGTCGATCCTTGAGGTCAAATGAGTCGTGTATGCAGACATATAATGTGTCAACTTCTGAGACACCCAGGTTAGAGCGCAACACGTCTTTTCCACCAAATAATATCTAGATTCACAGGATGTGAACTTCTTACTGATGTAATAGAtggccctttctttctttcctgtTTCGTCATTTTGTGACAACATGTACCCTAAAGTATTTTTTGATACTGATATGTACAGTAGAAAAGGACTTCCCGGCTTTGGGGAGACCAAAATGAGTAGGTTTGAAAGGCATCTTTTGATTGTGTCAAAGGCTTTCTGACAGTCTTCCATCCATTTAGTTGGAGCATCTTTCTTGAGGAGTTTAAGGATTGGTTCTATGATTACCGTGGACTGGGCGATGAATCGTccaatgtaattcaaccttcctAAGAAACTTACGACCTCTTTCTTCGTTCTTGGCGGATGAAGTTCTTGGGTTGCTTTGATATTTGTTAGATCTAACTCAATACCACGATgactgactatgaatcctagtaATTTTCCAGCAGACACTCCAAAATGCACATTTTGCaggattcaacttcaaatcgtaCTTGCGGAGTCTGTCaaagaattttcttaaatttacgAGGTGGTCCTCACTCACTCAGGATTTGATGACGATGTCATCCATATACACCTCAATCTCTCtgtgcatcatatcatgaaaaataacgGTCATCGCCCTCATGTAAGTAGCGCTGGCATTCTTGAGCCCGAAGGGCATTACCCGGTAATGACACACTCCGCACGGTGTGATGAATGCCGTCTTTTGagcatcttcttcatccatcaATATCTGATGATAGCCCgcgaaacaatccacaaaagatTACACTTCATGCTTGGCACAGTTATTAATGAGTATGTGAATGTTCGGGAGTGGaaaattatcctttgggctagcGCAGTTAAGATCAAGATATTCCATACAAATccttattttcccatctttctttgATACCGGGACTATGTTAGCTAACCATGTCGGGTACGGTGTCACCTCAACAACTCCTAACTGAATCtgtttttctacttcttctttaattcaGATGTTGACATCATGCTTAGGCTGCctgattttctattttaccGGGGCAAATCCTTTAAGGATCAACAACCTATGGGCAATAATGTGCGTACTCAAACCCGGCATCTCGGCATATGACCAAACAAAAACATCTTCATATTCTTTCAACAAACTCTGATACCCTTCTTTCTCAGCTTCTGTCAAATGCGCACTTATTCTACTTTCCCAAACCAACTCTTCATTTCCTAGATTAAATGCCTCTATTTCCTCTAGGTGTCTTCAACATCTATCAACCCTTCTGGTTTTgttatctcttcttcttgatcgTCGTTTTGTTCGTCGTTGTTTTTACTTGTTtcgtaacatgtcatgacattatttgTGGACTCTGTATTATTctttgtaaaataaaataacatggttattaatcatgtaaaatcaattttaattacacatttatatataattataattttatatatgtatacttatatAGGTGAAGTAAAATGATTTTATCTTATTGTAagctgtcacgccccaaaaccccaCCTAGACGTGACATCCGATGTCATAAACAACATtggaagaacctaaacaacataataataatacttgaacccgccaggttcaacattcgcctcaaGTTTATACattaaatgtaacaaatcatgaatacatAAACTAAATCggcggaagtctttaatatcataaaagttAATCAAACGCGACGATGCCCAAGAGTTaacaaaactcaacaactacccacaagaacgtatactatggagcttctaggATAAAGAGGTAATAGTTTGACTTATTGGGACGCAACCCAAAAACTGATAACAATTTAACAAGataatagggtgtcccacgaatgaacgtgtgggctcaccaaataagCAGCAatagcaagtccttcctaagcgcctgaagtatcacgaacctgctctccttcgttacctaacataccatcaaaaacgacaatggtatgcctgagtacttcgtactcagtgagtgcctcggggacaatgagtaatataaaaataaaatataataccACAAAGAAATCGTTAGAAAAGATAGTAAAAGAAAGAAGCTGTCATTcactttatgattcttaataCCGTTTGTTGAGCAGTTTATAAGCGTAcaaaattccaatttcaatTATGCTTTAAATCGATCAGGCATAAATATCAGTTCCATAATAAAGATGGACATCACAATCGCCCATATAGGCCCTgactcaatatcaacaacattgcGTAATACACGGAATATGGATTcacggtggctactcttcctcccgaatagcgaAGGCAATTAATACACGAATGGTAAACGATTAATACAGGAAGTGGCCACTCTTATCCCGAatggcaaggcaattaatacactaggatcatagtggctactcttcctcccgaatagcaaggcaaacATAACAACAAGGTCCGTGGCATAGAAGCGACTCACGGCTTGTCTGAGTAGTCACGCCATCATTTAAcgttaaagttcattatgccatttcAAAAGAGTAATCCATTCCAATCAATATTTTGAAAACGTACAACTTCTTTAAAAAGATTTTCATGTCCCAATTTATCAATGAGAATGTCGTTACCAACTATTAACTAGCATTCATAAGCATCTCTCGTAGaagaaaacattcataatatctcgtacatatatatagggtttgttacaatataggtttaatgtgggtttgtcccctcacacacattaaccaccatttagacatgaattagggttcaagaaacatgaaaagattacttttcctcccattcattaaagaatcttgaataaaatttatacttccaacatTAGTTTCAAATAGTGATTTTCAAccaaaaataagttttaaaaaaaaaagagagacatacaaatcacctttatggtcaaaaatgattttaaaagagacatacaaatcacaaccaaaaAGAGTCGTAAATAGTATGTTCAATAGAAATAgtatgtttttaaaagagacatacatcaaaaataaggtttttaaaagggagacatccaaaataaggttttttaaaagggatacataccttaatttgttaaacaaggtttaacaaatcacttttctaatgaagaacacccaaacccctagcttgaatcactttgggaagaattatgttgtaaaccctaggttttggtcataaatcatgttagaaagggattaggaacttgaattcaacctagaatcatgatatcACTTACCTTGTgtggttcttgaggcttgggacttgttcttattgactttagggtaaattttcatGAATGGGGTCTttgggaaataaaccccaaaccttaaatatatttgaaaacgCGTAAACGACTTTTGACCTAAATCCGACCCGTTACGCGATGGGTCCGCTATGCGGGACCGTCGCGTAATGTTCCGCAGCTCAATACTCAGACTTGCGCGATCGGTTCGCGATGCGGGGCCATTGCACGCGCCCCCACACGCCTGAAAATGCGACGGGTGTCGGTTCTGTatagtgttcggtaaaatggacataactccTTGTACGTAGCTCcgtttgggatgggtgacctaccgttggaaagatatttcaaagatctacaacttttattgaggaagtgtttccaaattcgTAACACATTGTCATAAAAATCGCCTAGAAGatagacctaccaaaacttaggcgaatttaagagccttaagaacttcactagttggtttggcttcaaaacgaccatcttccacccgaattcatcaataATGGATTCATATCGacataatatcatcttaatactagatttttacacattcacacctagttcaagtttacgaaGTGTTACACCAACCGACGATCGATCTGGCGTATATGCTCCTTAATTTTGTCCTGCTCTTTCCAATATGCATTTGACGACCTAAGTATATGGTGCCATTCTGCCTCGATAGCCCACCTCTTTCACAAATTAGGAAGCTTCTCAACCAACCAATTGACCTTGCGCATCATTGCTGAAGCATTCGCGGCCACCTGCGTTAGACCTTTCGCGAGGCTGGCTTGTGGTGGATGGTGGAACAGGGGCAGAGGGAATTGCAGTAGAAGAACTCGGAAGGTCAGGCCCCGTAGCTCGAGGCACAAAACTAGGAGCTATCGTATCATCGTCTGTGGCCAAGTCCTCGAGCTCAAGAATGTGAGCATCAATCTTGTCCTTGAGGGGCTGCGGCTCTGGGCTCGCACTTCTCTTTCTAGTCCCAGGTCCCCTGACTTGGTGTAATCTATCATTTGGTCGACCTTTAACATCTTTGTCCACCCGAGGAATATCACGAACCTTCTTTCGTCGGCTTAATTAGGTGATCAAACGGAAAAGGGAATGATGTGCCCTTTTGAGTGGACTTATTCTTGATCTCGTCTCGGATAATTACCCACAATATTGATGAGGTACCCGGACATAAGTGAAACGTGAGAATACAACTTTGCAATGGGTATGTCGGTGTTGTTCTTGGAGGAATCACCCGCGATGATACTAGGGATAGCCAAAACTTGTTTGCGCGGTTGAAAGTGTTCTTTTCAATGGAGACGGAGATGGATCAAGCCATGGCGAGTCCACTGAGGCAATCGAAGCAACTCGCTCTCGGCTGCTCCATCGGGTTCTCCGTCCTTAAATCATATTCGAGAACTCATAGGAGCCGACCTTGATAGGGTGCACGTTTCGCTTCGCTACTGTATAAGATAGAAGTTATGGTATCGGCGGCCACAGATCAATAACCTTCCCCCGGAACCGAACCAATGTgttctaaatttttttctttggttggCCGGCCTGTCTTTGCATTCAACTTCGCATCGCCGCATAGAATTCCATCACAAATTTGGGTAGTATTCGGTGGTACATTTTGCTGTGAAATAGGTCCATCTCAAGGCCTCGAGCTTGGATGATGCCGGACTTGGTCTTGTAGACCATTCAAAGTGACCCTCTTTCTCTACAATGAAGCCCGATTTGCCAGATTTCCGTGGGCTTAATATTGACTCCAAGCCTTGTACGAGGTCCTGGATCCGGTGCGGTGAACCGTTGCTCTATTGCTTCCTGCTTCTTTCACCCTTGTGATGGCATCCTCGAGCTCGGGGAGGAAGTCTCATGTGTCCCCTCTTCGGAGGGGAGGACCGGATCGTAGGTGCCTTCTTTTTTCACAAGGTGGAGGCTTGTCGTGTTGCTCTTTTTCCTCCACCTTGTGCTTTATTTGTTCGGGCCATCCTGTAcatcacaaaaatatacccACTATTTATGGTGCTTTTCAAGTAGCAAGAAAGAGgcagggagaaaaaaaaaacatagcatTGCGGGTGGCGTCACACAAACACCGTGCGAGTCGCGTGTGTGACATGCGACTTGCGAGGGTAGTGTTGCGGGTGCTACACAATGAGGGACACgattcttgttcttcttgtcGGCTTGCTATAGCAAGTGAGGCActgaaggaattttttttttttttgaatataaatacaCAACACATATGCACAGACAATCGCATTTGCATACATACGAGAACATACTCATGTAACTATTTCCCTTAAGAGGGCTGTCACCCCGTCTATCATTGGG contains:
- the LOC132042204 gene encoding uncharacterized protein LOC132042204; the encoded protein is MENDCSRFVQKCHKCQIHGDLIKVPPTEPNAMMSPWPFAAWGMYFIGPIEPDASNKHCFILVTKDYFTKWVEVASYSSVTKKVVTDFVRNNIICQFGIPESIITDNGANLNSHLMKEMCAQFQITHQNSTAY